One Cardiocondyla obscurior isolate alpha-2009 linkage group LG02, Cobs3.1, whole genome shotgun sequence genomic window, TTTATAGTGAGCCGAACTTGCCCACGCACTTCCGCTGATTCTGACGAGAATACGTCGAAATACAACTATTTGCTTAccgagttaaaaagaaaacttccgATGCCATGCGGCGGAAGCTACAACTGTAAAATCTGTTATCCCGAGCTTCGATTGTACGCGGATTATTGCGAGGCCCAAGGCCCATCGTTTTCGCCATCCCCGATCGCGTCACCTCACCGACTCCCCTCGTTTGCTTCGAATAATCCTCATCCTGTTCCTCTCCCGAGTTTTTCTcattccttttcttctccatTTGCTTCTCTTCCTAATTCCAGTTACAGACATTTCCTCGACCAAGTAGCCGACAAATACCCTCACCCACCTCAAGAAACTCCTGAACCTCAATCCTTCCTTCCTCCAgcttttaaaacagaatataaCCTTTCCAACAACGATCCTGTCATTTTTGTCTATCATCCCGAACATCAAACTCCTTTTATTATCCCTGAATCACACCTgcctacatttttttctcctcctgTTCCTTAAAGTCATCcttgtgaataataattaattaaacttgtatacgcattttactgtaattttaagaaatatattttgtttgtttttttttgtaaatctggcttctcgaattattttagttGTAAGTCGCACCGGCCCCATCCCTGATAACAGGTGATACTTGTATCGCTTTATCAAAATTAGCGGCCACCGATCACGCAGCTTAGATAAGACGTCACATTGTCTCTCGGGACATTGACTCTTGTCGTAGCTTTTGGTGTGAGCGGTATCTCGAGTACACTATTTACTGTGTATCTCGAGATTATAAGGTCAAGTTACCCAGACCTACCTCATCCTTACCTCCTATCTTTGATAATCAGCGGCCTGGACGTAACAGAACCTAaattttgggggctcgtccgggatgtTGAGTGCGACTTATGGCGGATAATACGAGAAGCAAAACCGATAAATCAGTAATAGacgaattatataaaacagcCATAGAAAGTTCACAAAGTTCTAAAACAACTTCAACTCCTTTTCAATCAgtcgcgaaaaatattgattttactcTTGACGAGAGTAAAATTGCCGAAACTCCTTCTCAACCACCTGCTAAACACGTTACTATTAACGAAATTCCCGAAATTCTAAGTGGAAACGAATCCGAATCCACGATGCAGACCACTcctaaagaaacaaaaataattaccaaTCATAACCCCTTCGCTACATTAAAATACGCGGTAGAAGCCGTACCTTTTTTCGACGGTAAAAGCTCGTCATTATCTTATTTCATCGAAGGGTGTAAGGAAGCGAAAAATATGCTACCTCCAGAAGCAGAACCTCAATTCACCAAGGTTATTAGAACCCGAATTGTAGGCGAAGCTCGACGCACCATTCAAGATGAAGAATTTAGTAGTATCAATAAATTGACCAATTATTTGCAAGAAGTTTTCGGGGaagcgaaaaatatttaccaATTACAAGGCGAAATGGGCCgtatttatcagaaaaatgCGGAAGACGTGGTTTCGTTCGCTAATCGACTGAAACATATCGGCAAACAAATATTAGAATGTCATCGAAAAACGGGAGGTGTCACGGAAGCATTGAGAAAAGCTTTACAACAAGATATGTGTAAATGCTTTATTAGAGGTTTAAAACCGGAAATCGAACAAAGAATAACGCGGAATTTGGAAATTAACGAGACAGTAACTAACGCAATTAATATAGAACGGGaattacaagaaattaataatttacgaaataacaGTTCTGAAAAACAAGCAAAATCATATTGTCAAAATTGTTTAAAGGAAGGACACTCGAGTTCTTCTTGTAAAAATCCGGGaacagatattttaatttgccaaattTGCAAGAAACGCGGTCACAGTGCCGACAAATGTCGGCATCGTAATCCACAAAGTTATCGACcagtaacattaataaaagaaaatctgTTGACTTGTCAAATATGTACCAAAACCGGGCACACGGCTAAGAATTGTAAAGTAAATACTAGTAAACCTGTAGTTATCTGTCAGTGGTGCGATAAGCCCGGGCACTCAGCTCATAATTgttggaaaaaacaaaacgaatTTAAAAACACAGATAACAAATTCAGAACTGTTtgtcaaatttgtaataataacggGCATAATGCTAAAGAATGCCGATTTAAAACGGGACAGAGCTCAATATCCAAAAATTCGTTATTCTGCCGGTACTGTAAAAAGGAAGGACACCTCCTGGAAAATTGCGAACTAAGATCAATAAATAATGATCGCCGGAAAAATATGAATGCGGGAAACTTACTCGGCCCCTCAAAAACGGGCGTGACAGAGGGGACCGAACGGATTTCACGCCCCTCGACCAGTCAAAGATCATAAGAAATTCGCTGTTCTGCGACGTCCGGCCTGTCACTGTTAATCTTGATAAACAGAGCCATGTACCAacaattcaaataaatttacacgGTATAGATTTGATCTTTATGTTGGACACAGGCTCCGGGCCGAATATCGTCAAAGAGCAATTTTTATCCGGGAGTGAAATAGTTAATCACAGTGTAGTGTTAAAATTGAGTGGAATTAACGAGCATCCAGTTTATACTCTCggtgaaacaaaattaaatctcttcaAGATACCAGTGACGTTTCATGTGGTTCCTGGCGATTTTCCTATAGCACAAGCCGGCATACTCGGAAACGATTTCTTTACGCAGACAGGTAGCAAAATCGACTACGCGAAGGGAAACTTAAAAATATCGGGAACCAACGTTTCGTTCTTCTCACCAGAAAAAATTACCGTACCTCCGCATACGGAATCATTGTTTTTCGTGAGAATAGGAAACccacaaataaaaaagggcTACATTCCGAAGATAAGATTAGCCGATGGAATCAGTCTGGGAGACACGATAGCGGAAAATGTTGACGGAAAAGCTTATCTGAGTATCGTAAGTACTACAGATAAAGAAACTGAAGTTCAAGTGCCTACCTTAAACCTCGAACCTCTTATCAATAATGGTTcaattaatcgaaaaattatcgatcaACGGAATGAAGTCAAAAATTTGCAAGACTCCGATAGTAACGACGTAAATTGCAAAGACGAAGAATCCGATTCCGAAAATTTTGAAGACTCCAGAGAGGGAAGTATCCAAACCTCTCGCAAAACAAGAAAAATCCAAGGAACACAAACGGGAGATGTGACGACATCGCCTGGCTCCACGAAATCCAGAGGGGGAAATCTCCAAACCTCTCGCAAATCAAAGAAAATTCAAGAAGTACGAGAGAAGGATGCAGTGACATCGCTCGGCTCAGCAAAATCTAGAGAGGGAAGTATCCAAACCTCTcgcgaaacaaataatatacaagAAGTACGAGAGAAGGATGCAGCGACATCGCTCGGCTCTGAAAAATCCGGAGAGAGAAATCTCCAAACctcttctttaattaataataataataaattgtcttCAAAATTCGCAAAAAACTTGCAAAGTTCCCAAGAGTGCTTCACGATATCGAATAAAGATTCGGAAGACAGACTCGACAAAATAATACAACTATTACGTTTAAATCACTTGAATgtaatagaaaagaaaaatataattaaaatcataacgGAAAATCAGGAAAGATTCCACATACCAGGGGAACAACTCACCGCTACTCACGTACTGCAGCATCAGATTCCAACCACGGATGATCAACCAATAAATACTAGACAGTATCGATTTCCGCAGATACATAaagacgaaataaataaacaagttGAAGAATTACTAAAAGGAGGCATAGTCAAGCCATCTCAATCACCATACAACACGCCTATCTGGATCGTACCGAAAAAGGAAGATTCGCAAGGAAATAAACGATGGAGAATGGTATTAGATTTCCGTGCATTAAATGAAAAAACCATTGGCGATGCATATCCATTACCGAACATTACAGATATCCTAGATCAACTAGGAGGCGCACGATATTTTTCCGTGTGTGACTTAGCCTCAGGCTTTCACCAAATAAAAATGGCACCAGAAGATAGTCACAAAACCGCCTTTACAACGCCTTTTGGTCATTACGAATTTGCTAGAATGCCTTTTGGATTAAAAAATGCTCCCGCTACATTCCAGCGCTTAATGGATATCGTATTGGCTGGGTTACAAGGACAAGAATTATTCGTATACATGGATGACATCGTTGTTTACGCTACTACGTTAGAAGAAcacgaagaaaaattcaagaaattaatgaaacgatTAGAAGATGCTAACCTGAAACTACAGCCCGATAAATGCGAATTTTTACAAAGCGAAGTCACTTATCTTGGACATGTGATTAGCAAGAACGGAGTAAAACCAGATCCGAAGAAATTGGAAGCTGTAAAATCATTTCCACGGCCCAAAAcatcaaaaaatataaaacaatttatcggACTAGCAGGATACTATAGAAGATTTATACCTGAGTTTTCTAAATTAGCTAAGCCATTAACAAATCTGTTAAAAGGCGATATAGCTTTCAAATGGACATCCATTCAAGAGGAAGCATTTAAAATCTTGAAACAAAAACTCTGTGAAGAGCCCGTGCTACAATATCCAGATTTTTCAAAACCTTTCATCCTAACCACAGACGCTTCTGGAATCGCAATAGGAGGCATATTATCACAAGGAGAAATCAATAAGGATCAACCTGTAGCTTATGCCTCCAGAACATTAAgtgataacgaaataaaatacgatactTACGAAAAGGAAGCTCTAGCAATAGTCTACtgtgtaaaacattttcgtccTTACTTATACGGTCGAAAATTTACATTAGTCACGGATCATAAGCCTTTATTATGGTTTAAAAACGCACAAGACGCCAATATGCGAATACTGCGTTGGAGATTAAAACTGGCAGAATATGACTACGAGGTTGTATATAAAGCCGGAAAAACAAATGTCAACGCCGACGCCTTATCTAGAAATCCAGTGGAACAAACACCGTGTAACATAATCAATCGGAAGAAAACTTTGAATCCAAACGATCCTAAGGACGCAGAAATAATTGCCAAAATGTTAGAAGAATCCGACAGCGATAGCGAGGAagaagattttaaattatatctatcTGATAACGAAGATTTTACGATCGACGACCAAATAGAGAATGAATTTGTTctcgaaaaagaagaaaaacagcAGCCACTTCAAATAACAAAAGAGGTGTCAACTCATAATCTTCCAGTCACAGATAGAATTCAAACACGGAGCCAAACAGCTAAAAGAgaacaaaataaagaaaaatctgaCCAGGAAAGTAAAACACACGAGGATAAGAGTGATAACGAATCTGAAACAAAGTCAACGCCAGTTATCACCGATATACGCGTAAGGAAAGCCAACGTTATAGATACTCGTGACCTACTATTCTTGAGAAAAGATAACGTGACATACTTTACAGATACTAGCGGAAAACCTTTAGATTCTGGAtctcaaaaattattcgagCGAAATGAACTCCCAAAAATACCAACACTTACAGTGGGAAAggctgaaataattaaatacaaaaaatattatcacattGTTCTACCTATCAGTGAAGGATCGAGAGAAGGACCAACAATGACATTAAACCATATTAAAAATGCCATAAAAGATTTGCAAACAATTTCCGAAGAATTCAATCTGGAAACCATCAGCATAGCAAAAACAgattttgttaataatgtGCCATGGAGCGACATCAAACGACtactgcaattaatttttatcgaagcaacgactaaaataataatttgcaatgggttaattaaatatccacCAGCCGATTTACGCACAGTAATAATAAGTGAAACGCATTGTTCACCGACAGGAGGACATCGTGGAGTAACGAAAACATATAACagaataaaacataaatattattgggaGAATTTAAAAACAGATATCCAGAAATTCATACAGCAGTGTTTACAGTgtcaactaaaaaaattagtgaGAGTGAAAACTAAACAACCAATGATGATTACCGATACACCAGGATCATCTTTTGATAAGGTAGCCATGGATATCGTGGGACCTTTGCCGAAAACGGAAAGGGGAAATGAATACATATTAACAATGCAAGATCAATTAACTAAATTTTGCATGGGAATACCATTGTCGGATCAAACTTCCGAAACAATAGCAGAAGCATTTGTAAATCAATTCATCTGTATAATGGGAGCTCCAAAAGCAATTCTAACGGATCAAGgcagaaattttataagtgaattaatgaaaaaagttGCCAAAATATTCAGAATTCGCAAATTCCGTACTACAGCATTTCACCCGCAATCAAATGGCTCATTGGAAAGATCTCATCACGCTCTGggggaatatttaaaacaatacgcgAATAACCAAAATCAGTGGGATAAGTGGATAAGtctcgcgatatttaattataatacaagcGTGCACGAAGCCACTAAACATACACCATACGAATTAGTATTCGGAAAAATTGCCAGAATTCCATCAAACGAACCACTGGGACCAGAAGATAAGCTGGCTAACTACGACGAATATCTAATAGACCTCGTCACTCAATTACATACTATACAAGGAAATGCGCGAGAAAACGTAATCGAAGCAAAGAATaaatcaaagaaatattacgataaaaaattaaatacgcaaACTTTTAAACCCGGTGATTTCGTATTCATGCTAAAAGGTCCGAAACCTGGCAAATTCGGTGATCATTATTCTGGACCTCATGAAATTATGgaaattttaaacagaaataacataaaaattaaaatcaataaaaatagccGAATTGTGCATCCTAATCGTTTAAGAATttcacatattaaaaatcactaaccaattaaatttttcagatgGACCATTACCGCAAACTAATTATACTCTTGTTACTAACAATATCGATCTCTTCCACCCACGGGATAATAGGATATGATTGTGGCTCAGCAGCAGCTAATCTAACAACACTATCTCTTATCGACTTAGAAGAATGTGACATTCCGACCGTCTCAATAAACACTACACAAGTTTATCTACAGCTACTTCAAATAGACGATTTTACAAGTGTGAAAGTTATACAATGCAAAGTGGAAATAGACAGgatgattaaaaaatgcggAATGTTTTCGCACACCATGGAAGTACATAATGGAAAATATTCATACATACACGAAGTCTCAAGAGAAGTATGTCAACATATGCATCTGGATGGAACATTTACAATTGGCAACACACTAATAACCGGATTAAAACCGAATGCTACCGCAAGCCGTCCTGTGGTCCTGGCCGGAAGTGTGGACAACGACGGAGCCTGTTCCGGAGCCGCCTACTCCGATCCTTATGGAACATGGGAGCAAGTCATCGTATTAAGCACTATCAAGATAACGCTACAAGATTATTCTGCAAACATCCGACTAAATTCTAATCAAGTGCTATTAAGATCCGGAGTTGTATGCGAATTAAAAGCTACACGTTGCACCGATATGGAAGGAGGTAATACCTTCTGGGAACCCCAGCCGGGCGACACTTGCAATCTACGAGGATACAGTCTTTTATACAGAGGGATCGCCGAAAGCATAACTGATTATAACGTGGAACCACCTCAGATCGTATATACCATAAATCAAAGAGATATAGTATTCGCTTTAACCAGGACAGGCGAATATACAAGCTGCGGATTTACATTAACGCAGACCGAACACCcgaaattagtaatatttttaacagatCCAAATggatacatatttaaaaattacagatCCTCGGCATCCTACGATTTATTTACATATGTTAATTCAAAATTCGTTTATGTAGAAAGGCATGTACGacagcaatttaatttattatacagaaatgtaatattagAACAATGCAGATtagaattacaattattaagaaattctTTAGCAATAGCAACACAATCACCAGATATTTTCGCTTTTCACTTCATGAAAGGACCAGGATACATGGCCGTATCAACAGGAGAAGTAATTCacattataaaatgtgtaccCACGGAAGTAAAAATTGCAAGTACAGAGGAATGTTATGATCAACTTCCAGTAATAAGAGGGAACGAAACTTATTTCCTAACACCACAAACACATATACTATTACAACAGGGGACTCAAATAAACTGTAATCCTTTGGCTCCAGCAATGTTCAGATTAGATAACTCGTGGTATAAATTTTTGCCAAGACCAGTAGAATCAGTGCGACCTACAGTCATGAAACCAATGACAAGACCGACTTGGAAATATGTGAGCCCAGGATCATTAGCCACGAGCGGAATATACACACAAACAGATTTAGATGATTTGAAAAATCACATAATGTTTCCGGCCGAACGACCAGCCATTCTTAACACTCTTGCACGAGGAATCATGGGCGAACCAACATTAATCCAAGGAGGCTCAATCTCTAATTTAATTGACAAAGCATCAATAGAAAGAATCGCAATATCAACTTGGCAAAAGTTTTGGAgcaaattcttaatttttggCAATATCAGCGCAGGATTAATGGGAATATATCTTACTTGCAGAGCAATCAAACTATTAATAGATACTCTCGTACATGGCTATGCCTTACACACGGTTTACGGATGGTCAATCTACTTGATAGGAGCAATCTGGGATTCTATAACCAACCTACTACTACATCTGGGAAAAGGAAGGAACAAATACGAAAAGGCCAGCGCTCCTAAACAGGATCCAGAAACAACGTTCACCCAGAATCATCTAGAAATGGAAAATTTACATCCAAAAGTTTATCCAACAATACCAGTAGAAAAAACAGCAACATATACGttcgaattaaaagaataaaaaaaataataataataaaaataaaaaaaaaaataataaaaaaaaatttttcaaaaaaaaataataataatataaataaaaccaataaaatttttcttttctcccttttcctataaataaaaatccaactAATTTTACTAACTAACCTCATCACATCTTCAGAAAATGAGTACCGAGTCGAGAATTGAACACATCAATACCAAGGCATTGACCAGAAGTGAACTCAAGGCCCGGATAATTAAGGTCAGCTCCCCACGCTCTTCTGGGTACAACTACTTAACAGCCAGGAGGAATTAGAAGAACTGACGGAAGATCTAACCAGAAGAATGGAAAGGAAGAGCAAGTTCATGCACATTCCGCCCGATCGAATCCATGACAACACAGTGGTGGCGGTAAAGGAAGAACATATATGGAGACGGGGAGAGATCCTCTACACCATCGACAAGACGGTATACGTCGCCCTGCGGGATTGGGGCCGGACCATCAAGGTCCCATTCTTCGAGGTATACCTCCTGGAGGATCGTTTCTGCCAACTCCGTTGGCAAGCCATCCCCTGCGGCCTCGCCTACCTGCGACCACTGAACGAAGAACACGAGTGGTCCGACCGAGCCAAAATAGTATCCAAAGCCTACCTCAAGGGATTAGTAGGATGGATAAAAATCCGCCGTCACCTACATGAGACCAGCGCAGCCATCACCTTCAGGATCGAGCACAAAAGTGAGGCGGCAATTGATGACCTCAAGGAAACAATAATCCGGCTCGGATTCGGGCAAGACACCTTCCAAATAATTGGAACTTGCTACCctagcatttaaatattatatacatatatacatatatatatattcaattataaatagataAGAAACCAGCATTCCTTTCAGATAAAACGGATATGTGTGCTCTccattcaaaaaaaaatatatatttactttccGATAAGAAATGTTTTATCTGGAACGAAGGGCAaccgataattttaaattagctCTTAAATTGTtcgtgaaagaaagaaattaaccCACTCATTTTTTCCATCTTGCAAATGCAGAGCTTTCAAACCTCAGCATTTGTCTAAGGCCGGGGGTGTTACGTCCACgcccttttaatttctttctttctagaaCATTCTAATTCACAAGGATGACTAACGATAAAATGAAAGGTCAAGTAcattgtttttaagaaaagagtcataacaacggaaaattcggaaaagtgaATCAGACTGCCCTATGATAAGCGGTGCGCACGGCACTCGTAAACAACGCCCTTTTCAATCAtataaaaagcgcgagcgggCGGAACATTGTACATTCTAAAAAGTCTCTTGACACCTGCCGTTACTTTAACCGCGATTCGTGAGTGCTTAAACAAACCAGAAGGAAGAATCAGCCGATCCGTAGCCGCTCTAACCACCCGACTCACGAGCTGCTCAAATCCGCCGGACTTCCACCGGAATCACGAATCCATCGCTCCGCCAGAGGAACGTTTGACGCTAAAACTTCGCTTGTTTAATGATCTGCCCAAGTAGTAAGtctgattctcatttttcttcaattttccgtgaagttattattaaatcgatcCGCTCATTTATAGTGAGCCGAACTTGCCCACGCACTTCCGCTGATTCTGACGAGAATACGTCGAAATACAACTATTTGCTTAccgagttaaaaagaaaacttccgATGCCATGCGGCGGAAGCTACAACTGTAAAATCTGTTATCCCGAGCTTCGATTGTACGCGGATTATTGCGAGGCCCAAGGCCCATCGTTTTCGCCATCCCCGATCGCGTCACCTCACCGACTCCCCTCGTTTGCTTCGAATAATCCTCATCCTGTTCCTCTCCCGAGTTTTTCTcattccttttcttctccatTTGCTTCTCTTCCTAATTCCAGTTACAGACATTTCCTCGACCAAGTAGCCGACAAATACCCTCACCCACCTCAAGAAACTCCTGAACCTCAATCCTTCCCTCCTCCAgcttttaaaacagaatataaCCTTTCCAACAACGATCCTGTCATTTTTGTCTATCATCCCGAACATCAAACTCCTTTTATTATCCCTGAATCACACCTgcctacatttttttctcctcctgTTCCTTAAAGTCATCcttgtgaataataattaattaaacttgtatacgcattttactgtaattttaagaaatatattttgtttgtttttttttgtaaatctggcttctcgaattattttagttGTAAGTCGCACCGGCCCCATCCCTGATAACAGGTGATACTTGTATCGCTTTATCAAAATTAGCGGCCACCGATCACGCAGCTTAGATAAGACGTCACATTGTCTCTCGGGACATTGACTCTTGTCGTAGCTTTTGGTGTGAGCGGTATCTCGAGTACACTATTTACTGTGTATCTCGAGATTATAAGGTCAAGTTACCCAGACCTACCTCATCCTTACCTCCTATCTTTGATAATCAGCGGCCTGGACGTAACaatgccaaatttaaaaactattttttttcgttttttggccgtatctcggctgctggtgaaaatagaaggctcggaataggcacgtatgcatctcctttaaatgccgcacaatgttatgttgccaaatttcaaaaatatttttttttgtttttttgccatatctcggctgctggtgaaaatagaaagctcggaataggcccgtatgcatctcctttaaatgccgcacaatgtcatgttgccaaatttaaaaactattttttttcgttttttggccatatctcagctgctggtgaaaatagaaagctcggaataggcccgtatgcatcttttttaattgccgcacaatgttttgttgccaaatttcaaaaatatttattttcgttttttggctatatctcggctgctggtgaaaatacaAAGTTCGGAATAttctcgtatgcatctatttttagttgcgcacaatgctacgttgcaaaatttcaaaaatatttttttttggttaattgGCTTTATCTCGGCtgttggtgaaaatagaagactcggaataggcccgtaagcatcttttttaattgccgcacaattctacgttgtaaattttcaaaaatatttttttttgttttttggccatatttcggctgctggtgaaaatagaaagctcggaataggcccgtatgcatctcctttaaatgccgcacaatgtcatgttgccaaatttaaaaactattttttcgttttttggccgtatctcggctgctggtgaaaatagaaagctcgaaataggcccatatgcatctcctttaaatgccgcacaatgtcatgttgccaaatttaaaaactattttttttcgttttttggccgtatctcggcttctgatgaatataaagggcttggaataggcccgaatgcatctattttgaatgccgcacaatgctacgttggataatttcaaaaatatttgttttcgttttttagccatatctcggcttctgatgaatataaagggcttggaataggcccgaatgcaactattttgaatgccgcacaatgctattttgcaaaatttaaaaatatttttttttgttttttggccatatctcggctgctggtgaaaatagaaagcttgaaataggcccgtatgcatttcctttaagtgctgcataatgttatgttgccaatttaaaaaaatattttttttgtttttggccatatctcggcttctgatgaatataaagggcttggaataggcccgaatgcatctattttgaatgccgcacaatgctatgttgcaaaatttcaaaaatattttttttgttttttggccatatctcggctgctggtgaaaatagaaggctcggaataggctcgtatgcattttttttaattgccgca contains:
- the LOC139109864 gene encoding uncharacterized protein yields the protein MDHYRKLIILLLLTISISSTHGIIGYDCGSAAANLTTLSLIDLEECDIPTVSINTTQVYLQLLQIDDFTSVKVIQCKVEIDRMIKKCGMFSHTMEVHNGKYSYIHEVSREVCQHMHLDGTFTIGNTLITGLKPNATASRPVVLAGSVDNDGACSGAAYSDPYGTWEQVIVLSTIKITLQDYSANIRLNSNQVLLRSGVVCELKATRCTDMEGGNTFWEPQPGDTCNLRGYSLLYRGIAESITDYNVEPPQIVYTINQRDIVFALTRTGEYTSCGFTLTQTEHPKLVIFLTDPNGYIFKNYRSSASYDLFTYVNSKFVYVERHVRQQFNLLYRNVILEQCRLELQLLRNSLAIATQSPDIFAFHFMKGPGYMAVSTGEVIHIIKCVPTEVKIASTEECYDQLPVIRGNETYFLTPQTHILLQQGTQINCNPLAPAMFRLDNSWYKFLPRPVESVRPTVMKPMTRPTWKYVSPGSLATSGIYTQTDLDDLKNHIMFPAERPAILNTLARGIMGEPTLIQGGSISNLIDKASIERIAISTWQKFWSKFLIFGNISAGLMGIYLTCRAIKLLIDTLVHGYALHTVYGWSIYLIGAIWDSITNLLLHLGKGRNKYEKASAPKQDPETTFTQNHLEMENLHPKVYPTIPVEKTATYTFELKE